The Colletotrichum higginsianum IMI 349063 chromosome 2, whole genome shotgun sequence genome has a segment encoding these proteins:
- a CDS encoding Short chain dehydrogenase reductase, with protein sequence MSRYAAVHQNPQGMGDARPTALQIVEDEGLVGKLVGKTALVTGANQGIGLETARALYAAGMTVFLGVRSLEKGQRAIEDITASATADAKGALRLVEMSLDSLDSVRSGAKHFLAQSEGRLNILILNAGIMADAKTKTADGFESHLGTNHAGHFLLFQLLKESLLASATPALNSRVVAVASMAHRASEIRFHDLHFDEAGAFEQQPLAAYGQSKTANIYTANEIDRRYGPRGLRALSVHPGAIPTEKARDRMASLPPDFYVKALQFTKRVHREEYPAIDPADPKLSLAGKVVIITGASRGIGGQGIVPAFAKAGPKALVLVARNESRLNTVADEVRGLNADVETLVYPVDMADAAGVAALFDRVKATYGHADVLVNNGAVQTALDTIATSDPKVWMDDLTTNVAGAFYPTFHFLRSLPAASHGTIVNVTTIAHWVVPGMSSYLLAKLASLQLAAHVAAETGGNVTAVGLHPGLVRTDMTSEYFRPFALDTPGLVGGTAVWLCSEAARFLDGRFVAANWDVDDLWERREEIVDKGLLKIDMAGELGAEQFVEARG encoded by the exons atgTCCAGATACGCTGCCGTCCACCAAAACCCCCAAGGCATGGGCGACGCCCGTCCCACGGCCCTGCAAatcgtcgaggacgaaggcCTCGTCGGAAAGCTCGTCGGCAAGACGGCCCTCGTGACGGGCGCCAACCAGggcatcggcctcgagaCCGCCCGCGCCCTCTACGCGGCCGGCATGACTGTCTTCCTGGGCGTCCGAAGCCTCGAAAAGGGCCAGCGGGCCATCGAGGACAtcacggcctcggcgaccgcAGACGCCAAAGGCGCGctgcgcctcgtcgagatgtCCCTCGACAGCCTCGACTCGGTGCGGAGCGGGGCGAAACACTTCCTCGCCCAGAGCGAGGGCCGCCTGAACATCCTGATCCTCAACGCGGGCATCATGGCCGACGccaagacgaagacggccgacggCTTCGAGTCGCACCTCGGGACCAACCACGCCGGccacttcctcctcttccagcTCCTCAAGGAATCCCTGCTCGCctccgcgacgccggcccTCAACTCCCGCGTCGTGGCCGTCGCCTCGATGGCGCACCGCGCGAGCGAGATCCGCTTCCACGACCTCCActtcgacgaggccggcgccttcGAGCAGCAGCCCCTCGCCGCGTACGGCCAGTCCAAGACGGCCAACATCTACACGGCGAACGAGATCGACCGGCGCTACGGCCCCCGCGGCCTGCGCGCGCTCTCGGTGCACCCGGGCGCCATCCCGACGGAGAAGGCGCGGGACcgg ATGGCCTCCCTCCCGCCCGATTTCTACGTCAAGGCCCTGCAGTTCACGAAACGGGTACACAGAGAAGAGTACCCGGCCATCGACCCCGCGGACCCCAAGCTCTCCCTGGCGGGCAAGgtcgtcatcatcacggGGGCGAGCCGCGGCATCGGCGGACAG GGGATCGTGCCGGCCTTTGCCAAAGCCGGCCCAaaggccctcgtcctcgtcgcccgcaACGAGTCGAGGCTCaacaccgtcgccgacgaggtccggGGGCTCAACGCAGACGTCGAGACGCTGGTATACCCCGTCGACATGGCGGAcgcggcgggcgtcgcggCGCTCTTCGACAGGGTGAAGGCGACGTACGGCCACGCCGACGTGCTGGTGAACAACGGTGCCGTGCAGACGGCGCTCGACACAATCGCGACGAGCGACCCCAAAGTCTGGATGGACGACCTG ACGAccaacgtcgccggcgccttctACCCGACCTTCCACTTCCTCCGCTCCCTCCCGGCAGCGTCCCACGGCACCATTGTCAACGTGACCACCATCGCGCACTGGGTCGTGCCGGGCATGAGCTCGTACCTCCTCGCCAAGCTCGCGAGCctgcagctcgccgcccacgtcgccgccgagacgggcggcAACGTCACGGCCGTCGGCCTGCACCCGGGGCTCGTCCGCACGGACATGACGTCGGAATACTTCCGCCCCTTCGCGCTCGACACGCCCGGCCTGGTGGGCGGGACGGCCGTGTGGCTGTgctcggaggcggcgaggttcctcgacggccgctTCGTGGCGGCGAACTgggacgtcgacgacctgtGGGAGCGGCGGGAGGAGATCGTGGACAAGGGCCTCTTGAAGATTGACATGGCTGGGGAGCTTGGGGCCGAGCAGTTTGTTGAGGCGAGGGGATGA
- a CDS encoding Oxidoreductase NAD-binding domain-containing protein — protein MATTEGPEFTAKEVAAHREANDCWMVIHGEVYDVSKYIDDHPGGADVLVEAAGVDATEAFDNAGHSEDASEIMATFRVGKLKGVNKRSAPKAVRLAPKSTTAAPASSTAGSAARVASQAAAAALFIGLGAVAARHASSTPAGQDAIAAIQRLNLQLPSWLSLGGAARTKRTGFGFVEGFAVASAFFAVAGSIAAKEASKLLHYEITPMHYRPHQKMPKVAKPNPLNQRGWLDPVSYHPLPLAEKTLLAPNVYRFVFELPTPTTVLGLPIGQHVSIKAEIDGKSVSRSYTPTSNNSDLGRLELVIRCYPDGLLTGKYLANLEVGDEVLFRGPKGAMRYHPNMAKKIGMLAGGTGITPMYQLIRAICEDDRDTTEVSLIYANRSEADILLRNELEAFARRYPKNLKLHYLLDAPPENWTYGVGYVTQEMMAERFPAPGDGSRVMLCGPPGMVAGAKKSLANLGFEKPGAIAKMSDAVFCF, from the exons ATGGCGACAACAGAAGGCCCAGAGTTCACGGCCAAGGAGGTCGCTGCCCACAGGGAAGCCAACGACTGCTGGATGGTCATCCACGGTGAAG TCTACGACGTCTCAAAATACATCGATGACCACCCCGGCGGCGCAGATGTGCTCGTCGAGgctgccggcgtcgacgccacAGAAGCCTTTGATAATGCAGGCCACTCCGAGGACGCCTCTGAGATCATGGCCACATTCCGCGTCGGTAAGCTCAAGGGCGTGAACAAGCGCTCCGCCCCCAAGGCCGTCCGCCTCGCTCCCAAGTCCACAACCGCCGCCCCGGCTTCCTCCACCGCTGGCTCCGCCGCTCGCGTCGCATCtcaggccgccgccgccgcccttttcatcggcctcggcgccgtcgccgcccgccacgCCTCATCCACCCCGGCCGGCcaggacgccatcgccgccatccagaGACTCAACCTCCAGTTGCCCTCGTGGCTgtctctcggcggcgccgcccgcacCAAGCGCaccggcttcggcttcgtcgagggcttcgccgtcgcctcggccttcttcgccgtcgccggctccATCGCCGCAAAGGAGGCCTCCAAGCTCCTCCACTACGAGATCACCCCGATGCACTACCGCCCGCACCAGAAGATGCCCAAGGTCGCCAAGCCCAACCCCCTCAACCAGCGCGGCTGGCTCGACCCGGTCTCATACCACCCGCTCCCGCTCGCCGAAAAGACCCTGCTTGCCCCCAACGTCTACCGCTTCGTCTTCGAGCTGCCCACGCCCACTaccgtcctcggcctgccCATCGGCCAGCACGTCTCCATCAAGGCCGAAATCGACGGCAAGTCCGTCAGCCGGTCCTACACGCCCACCTCCAACAACTCGGACCTCGGCAGGCTCGAGCTTGTCATCCGCTGCTACCCCGACGGCCTGCTGACGGGCAAGTATctcgccaacctcgaggtcggcgacgaggtgctCTTCCGCGGCCCCAAGGGCGCCATGCGCTATCACCCCaacatggccaagaagatcGGCATGcttgccggcggcaccggAATCACCCCCATGTACCAGCTCATCCGCGCCATCTGCGAAGACGACCGTGACACCACTGAGGTCAGCCTCATTTACGCCAACCgctccgaggccgacatTTTGCTGAGGAACGAGCTCGAGGCCTTTGCGAGACGCTACCCCAAGAACCTCAAGCTGCACTACCTGCTCGATGCGCCGCCCGAGAACTGGACATATGGCGTGGGCTACGTCACCCAGGAGATGATGGCCGAACGCTTCCCCGCCCCCGGCGACGGCTCGCGCGTCATGCTGTGCGGCCCGCCAGGCatggtcgccggcgccaagaaGTCGCTGGCGAACCTGGGCTTCGAGAAGcccggcgccatcgccaagatgTCGGATGCCGTCTTTTGCTTCTAA
- a CDS encoding Cytochrome P450 — protein sequence MSSQRFYLLGEDPSATTEFDIPASIDEEGLQHLAASHFAVVDHKGVGFVFADDALTTVADVLAAEGPVAITIDGHAVRDVPGPQGLPFIGNYFEVYPDHLGNHQRLFEKYGPLFKTTNMGSTIYHTNDPALANIIFSESDFFTKNIIPGHPLYPIKNKESGVFLGDTDTPEWKEVHKFLPPALGPRAVRHYAPTMQKTVEDAFKVFDELDDRDEAWNVYPYMLKLGSQAVGKLVLGMDFQHFTAVDARPHEMVMRIAQSLELNKKITSMGSWYASLPFGDPKRLRDARARIVDMMNESINNASSGGTENLELQEAALQADNMVDYVLRASDSRGNKLPRERIMEPLVVATGAGFTTTSSLLSWLLYGLVAYPGMQERLLQELVDHGFDENTQITADLTQKLTFLDKYIKETQRRHNPSYQPARTSKVDLILPGGYKLPKDSICIPALHHIHNNNLVWDNPARFDPDRWDTDKVKNRPNASYIPFAAGPRMCIGFNFALQEVKVFLPKLIYRYKFTMAQDGPVDYDPMFQLIRPNNLYVRAEKRVKWPPRSEA from the exons ATGTCATCACAACGCTTCTACCTGCTGGGTGAAGACCCTTCAGCCACAACAGAGTTTGACATCCCCGCCTCGATAGACGAGGAGGGCCTCCAGCATCTCGCTGCCTCCCActttgccgtcgtcgaccacaAGG gcgtcggcttcgtcttcgcAGATGACGCCCTGACAACAgtcgccgacgtcctcgccgccgagggccccgtcgccatcaccatcgacgGCCACGCCGTTCGCGACGTCCCCGGCCCCCAGGGCCTGCCCTTCATCGGCAACTACTTCGAGGTCTACCCTGACCACCTCGGCAACCACCAGCGCCTGTTCGAGAAGTACGGCCCCCTCTTCAAGACCACCAACATGGGCTCCACCATCTACCACACCAACGACCCGGCCCTCGCCAATATCATCTTCTCCGAGAGCGACTTCTTCACCAAGAACATCATCCCCGGCCACCCCCTGTACCCCATCAAGAACAAGGAGTCGGGTGTCTTCCTCGGTGACACCGACACTCCCGAATGGAAAGAGGTTCACAAATTCCTGCCTCCTGCCCTTGGGCCGCGCGCCGTGCGCCATTACGCCCCGACCATGCAGAAgaccgtcgaggacgccttCAAGGTCtttgacgagctcgacgacagGGACGAGGCCTGGAACGTCTACCCTTACATGCTCAAGCTCGGCTCCCAGGCCGTCGGCAAGCTCGTTCTCGGCATGGACTTCCAGCACTtcaccgccgtcgacgcgcgGCCCCACGAGATGGTCATGCGCATCGCCCAGTCGCTCGAGCTCAACAAGAAGATCACCTCCATGGGCAGCTGGTATGCCTCGCTGCCCTTTGGCGACCCCAAGCGCCTGCGCGACGCGCGCgcccgcatcgtcgacatgATGAATGAGTCCATCAACAACGCCTCCAGTGGCGGCACCGAGAACCTCGAGCTGCAGGAGGCCGCCCTCCAGGCCGACAACATGGTCGACTACGTCCTGCGCGCCAGCGACTCCCGCGGCAACAAGCTGCCCCGCGAGCGCATCATGGagcccctcgtcgtcgccaccggcgccggcttcaccaccacctcctccctTCTCTCCTGGTTGCTctacggcctcgtcgcctaCCCCGGCATGCAGGAGCGCCTGCTGCAGGAGCTCGTTGACCACGGCTTCGACGAGAACACCCAGATCACCGCCGATCTCACCCAGAAGCTGACCTTCCTCGACAAGTACATCAAGGAGACGCAGCGCCGCCACAACCCCTCGTACCAGCCCGCCCGCACGTCAAAGGTCGACTTGATCCTCCCCGGCGGCTACAAGCTGCCCAAGGACTCCATCTGCATCCCCGCCCTCCACCACATccacaacaacaacctcgTCTGGGACAACCCCGCCCGCTTCGACCCGGACCGCTGGGACACGGACAAGGTCAAGAACCGCCCCAACGCCTCCTACATCCCCTTCGCCGCGGGCCCCCGCATGTGCATCGGCTTCAACTTCGCCCTCCAGGAGGTCAAGGTCTTCCTGCCCAAGCTCATCTACCGCTACAAGTTCACCATGGCCCAGGACGGCCCCGTCGACTACGACCCCATGTTCCAGCTCATCCGGCCCAACAACTTGTACGTGCGCGCCGAGAAGAGAGTCAAGTGGCCTCCCCGTTCCGAGGCCTAA
- a CDS encoding O-methyltransferase, protein MPPSTSPGGLGKGKVTLTGAEETLLLTLLARAQDAESSRPVLSDQYAVELVSRVQEQGYDFQRATGGGGGGGGGGGAPKVSFFVVSVAMRARILDICVEKFLRRHPGPATVLHLACGLDSRSLRVRWQGEGRVWIDADRKEAVELRRKLMDEPDPGKGEYRLIQPDIHDDAWLADCKIPADRPVLVLFEGLTPYLTDDEVRGLLRRTVNYFRQHGVHGEIRFDVIGSLVYYVVNYWFNATFKLMGTRMSWYLDDPRTLEQKVPGLRFKERIFGMPDLLTLGFIGWVMGFFGWLTDLLGVTGRIGGAYGYEF, encoded by the coding sequence ATGCCTCCGTCAACCTCgcccggcggcctcggcaagGGCAAAGTCACCCtgaccggcgccgaagagaCGCTCCTCCTCACGCTCCTGGCCCGCGCCCAGGACGCAGAGTCGTCCCGCCCCGTCCTGAGCGACCAGtacgccgtcgagctcgtctcCCGGGTCCAGGAGCAAGGGTACGACTTCCAGCGCGCgacaggcggcggcggtggcggcggcggcggcggtggcgcgcCGAAAGtgtccttcttcgtcgtctcggTCGCCATGCGCGCGAGGATCCTGGACATATGCGTCGAGAAATTCCTGAGGCGGCACCCGGGACCCGCCACGGTGCTGCACCTGGCCTGCGGCCTGGACTCGCGGAGCCTGCGCGTGCGGTGGCAGGGCGAGGGCCGGGTCTGGATCGACGCGGACCGgaaggaggccgtcgagctgcgGCGGAAGCTCATGGACGAGCCGGACCCGGGCAAGGGCGAGTACCGCCTGATCCAGCCGGACATCCACGACGACGCGTGGCTCGCCGACTGCAAGATCCCCGCCGACCGGCCGGTGCTGGTCCTCTTCGAGGGCCTCACGCCGTAcctcaccgacgacgaggtccgcGGCCTGCTGCGGCGGACGGTCAACTACTTCCGGCAGCACGGCGTCCACGGCGAGATCCGCTTCGATGTGATCGGGTCGCTCGTGTACTACGTCGTCAACTACTGGTTCAACGCGACCTTCAAGCTCATGGGGACGCGGATGTCCTGGTACTTGGACGACCCCAGGACGCTGGAGCAAAAGGTGCCCGGGTTGAGGTTCAAAGAGCGCATCTTCGGCATGCCGGACCTCCTGACGCTGGGGTTCATAGGGTGGGTGATGGGGTTCTTCGGATGGCTTACGGATCTGCTCGGCGTCACTGGGCGTATCGGAGGAGCGTATGGATACGAGTTCTGA
- a CDS encoding Delta-aminolevulinic acid dehydratase, translating to MATHLAAVALAKGDPFVVQTRPTPRPGPDELLIEVKSVALNPADRLMRDQGLFIPTYPTVIGFDVAGLVLEVGENVPVDATADDDGVAGLRRPLFQPGVTRVAAYAASFWRSFGPDYGAFQERCLVPWQHAAPLPDEGISWNQAATLPVAVQVPLSAWDAMGLPRVGEATASSSSSSSSSSSSFSVSAAASVGLDVNEEARDDKRHKREALLVWGASSSVGTMGVQTARLLRGDHDSAIAAVYAVCGAANRTYVGSLGADRVFDYKDPRVVGAIVSAAGEDGLTIRHCFLATGQLAPCQAVLKAFIADDQGRGGRKKAKIASAPVVPPDAEEVEGMETIFVMPSMGEGERMTQFRYWMGTWMRQKLAGGAIRPSPDPRVVGKGLEAINAGLDVLARGVSCAKLVVEVAE from the coding sequence ATGGCCACCCACCTCGCTGCagtcgccctcgccaaaggtGACCCTTTCGTGGTGCAGACCCGCcccacgccgaggccgggccCGGACGAGCTCCTCATCGAGGTCAAGTCCGTCGCCCTGAACCCGGCCGACCGCCTGATGCGCGACCAAGGTCTCTTCATCCCGACCTACCCTACGGTCATCGGCTTCGATGTCGCGgggctcgtcctcgaggtcggcgaaaacgtccccgtcgacgccaccgccgacgacgacggagtCGCCGGCCTCCGCCGGCCCCTTTTCCAGCCGGGCGTCACCCGCGTCGCCGCCtacgccgcctccttctggAGATCCTTCGGGCCCGACTACGGCGCCTTCCAGGAGCGGTGCCTTGTACCCTGGCAGCACGCCGCGCCGCTTCCGGACGAGGGCATCTCCTGGAACCAGGCGGCGACCCTACCCGTCGCTGTCCAGGTGCCCCTCAGCGCGTGGGACGCCATGGGGCTTCCTCGGGTGGGAGAGGCcactgcttcttcttcttcttcttcttcttcttcatcttcttcattttccgtctctgccgccgcctcagTCGGTCTCGATGTGAACGAGGAAGCTCGAGACGATAAGAGGCACAAGAGGGAAGCCCTGCTGGTCTGGGGCGCTTCCTCCAGCGTGGGCACGATGGGCGTGCAGACGGCCCGGCTGCTGCGGGGAGACCACGACTctgccatcgccgccgtctacGCCGTGTGCGGCGCGGCGAACCGGACGTACGTAGGCTCCCTGGGCGCGGATCGCGTCTTCGACTACAAGGACCCGCGGGTGGTGGGGGCGATTgtctcggcggccggggaaGATGGCCTCACGATCAGGCATTGTTTTCTCGCCACGGGGCAGCTGGCGCCGTGCCAGGCCGTCCTTAAAGCTTTCATCGCGGACGATCAGGGCAGAGGGGGCCGGAAGAAAGCCAAGAtcgcgtcggcgccggtcgTGCCTCCGGAtgcggaggaggtggaggggatggagacCATCTTCGTGATGCCGTCGATGGGCGAAGGGGAGAGGATGACCCAGTTCCGGTACTGGATGGGCACGTGGATGAGGCAGAAGCTGGCCGGCGGGGCCATCCGCCCGAGTCCGGATCCGAGGGTTGTGGGGAAGGGGTTGGAGGCCATCAATGCCGGGCTGGACGTGCTCGCCCGGGGCGTGAGCTGTGCCAAGTTGGTTGTCGAGGTTGCGGAGTGA
- a CDS encoding UbiA prenyltransferase: MLFQTVSHAIALYRLEQSTKQCKEIYSGKPKPEKVTLLWHLVTLSRFNKYNPLFTTFAGVWSVLLAGASELANPNTTIQPSFIFRQAALCFLAAYLFCGAGMVWNDWVDRDIDAKVTRTKDRPLAAGTVTTVDAMLWMVLQMLMSLAVVHNMLDGKDVFRHMFPVVVASALYPYGKRPMALKLRIYPQYILGFTIAWPAVLGRSAIHGRYESIGDSIGYCLPLCCMVFFWILYLNTAYSYQDVVDDQKINVNSFYTVGGRHFHRFLVVLVSPVLMCMPLYILRFGSPWLWLSWLGVWTASFAAQLAHFDPERPASGGGVHKSNFVLGVWTIAACAVQVFLSDRRGL, encoded by the exons ATGTTGTTCCAGACCGTCTCACATGCCATTGCGCTGTACCGCCTCGAGCAGTCCACCAAGCAGTGCAAAGAGATATACAGCGGGaagcccaagcccgagaAGGTCACCCTCCTGTGGCACCTCGTCACGCTTTCCCGGTTCAACAAGTACAACCCGCTGTTCACGACGTTCGCCGGAG TCTGGTCCGTCCTGCTGGCTGGAGCTTCCGAGCTTGCCAACCCGAACACGACCATCCAGCCGTCCTTCATCTTCCGCCAGGCCGCGCTAtgcttcctcgccgcctacCTCTtctgcggcgccggcatggtCTGGAACGACTGGGTTGACCGGGACATCGACGCAAAGGTCACCCGGACCAAGGACCGGCCCTtggccgccggcaccgtcaccaCCGTGGACGCCATGTTGTGGATGGTCCTCCAGATGCTCATGTCCCTGGCGGTTGTCCACAACATGCTCGACGGGAAGGATGT CTTCCGGCACATgttccccgtcgtcgtcgcctcggcCCTCTACCCGTACGGCAAGCGGCCCATGGCGCTGAAGCTGCGCATCTACCCGCAGTACATCCTGGGCTTCACCATCGCGTGGCCGGCGGTCCTCGGGCGGTCCGCCATCCACGGGCGGTACGAGTCCATCGGCGACAGCATCGGCTACTGCCTGCCGCTCTGCTGCATGGTCTTCTTCTGGATCCTCTACCTCAACACGGCCTACAGCTAccaggacgtcgtcgacgaccagaAGATCAACGTCAACTCCTTCTacaccgtcggcggccgccacTTCCAccgcttcctcgtcgtcctcgtcagcCCCGTGCTCATGTGCATGCCCCTGTACATCCTCCGCTTCGGCTCGCCGTGGCTCTGGCTCAGCTGGCTCGGCGTGTGGACGgcctccttcgccgcccaGCTGGCGCACTTTGACCCCGAGCGGCCGGCGAGCGGCGGAGGCGTCCACAAGAGCAACTTCGTCCTGGGCGTGTGGACGATTGCGGCTTGCGCCGTGCAGGTGTTTCTTAGCGACAGGAGAGGGCTGTGA